Proteins encoded together in one Synechococcus sp. BL107 window:
- a CDS encoding inositol monophosphatase family protein, giving the protein MVTAELTADQLTAVEQLIDRVSQRQRQDFGHISSDLKADGTLITACDRWSDAAFVEGLAEIAPGEGVLSEEGSKHVPDSRAYWVVDPLDGTTNFAAGIPYWAISVARFVDGRPSEVFLDVPALRQRIVALKGRGAFRNGEALTAETRLSANSACVSLCSRSIRVLQRKPDQPFPGKIRLLGVASLNLVSVAMGQTVGALEATPRIWDLAAAWLVLEELDCPIRWFGADPSHLEPGQDLSQAPFPMLAAASVPQLNRLLPWGEALSEG; this is encoded by the coding sequence GTGGTGACAGCGGAGCTCACCGCTGATCAACTGACTGCTGTAGAGCAGTTGATCGACCGCGTTTCACAACGACAGCGCCAAGATTTTGGACACATTTCCTCTGATCTAAAAGCGGATGGAACCTTGATTACCGCTTGTGATCGTTGGAGCGATGCTGCGTTTGTTGAAGGACTGGCTGAGATTGCCCCAGGTGAGGGGGTTTTGAGTGAAGAAGGTTCAAAACACGTTCCAGATTCCCGTGCCTATTGGGTCGTTGACCCGCTTGATGGCACGACCAATTTTGCGGCTGGTATTCCCTACTGGGCGATCTCCGTTGCTCGTTTTGTCGATGGTCGTCCCAGTGAGGTGTTTTTGGATGTTCCAGCGCTGAGACAACGCATCGTCGCTCTGAAGGGGCGCGGTGCCTTTCGGAATGGGGAGGCGCTGACCGCTGAAACACGTCTCTCGGCGAACAGTGCTTGTGTGTCGTTATGCAGTCGCTCGATTCGCGTCTTGCAACGGAAACCAGACCAACCTTTCCCCGGCAAGATTCGTTTGTTGGGGGTGGCCAGTCTCAATCTCGTCAGTGTGGCGATGGGACAAACCGTCGGTGCTTTGGAGGCGACGCCCAGGATTTGGGATTTGGCGGCGGCCTGGCTTGTATTGGAAGAGCTTGATTGTCCGATTCGCTGGTTTGGAGCGGATCCGTCTCATTTGGAGCCAGGACAGGACCTTTCCCAGGCTCCCTTCCCGATGTTGGCGGCTGCTTCCGTGCCTCAACTCAATCGCCTATTGCCATGGGGTGAAGCGTTGTCGGAAGGCTGA
- a CDS encoding TolC family protein, with translation MATGASPVLGQHSSSEDSASALIDQSTLPAAPELKGGRPRIKDGAVAPAATELPPPLLPLTAPPSLALPDQNQQVSIHELRPLTLEDALLLAEVNSPTLKAAASQTEQAKSSLRAAISSWYPKIDLSASGLPEYFKSYSFQNPDFVPDRVVQKNTGAINPLTGAPEIRNETRDGYNERYGREWRVNASLQVSWDIINPRRVPEIAAARDQYEQARDSYAIALRDLRLNTSTDYFNLQEADEGVRIGQASVRASLVSLRDARARFNAGVNTKLEVLEAETQLARDRNILTSKLGDQDTSRRLLASKLDLPQDITPTAATPARPLGSWQPSLQESIVAAFNFREELDSLLLKISINNSEANASLAAVQPVLSFVNTSSTSRREGQSGITSLGDIDMDDYVWSVQNSTSLRATWRLFDGGRARAEYRRFKQAAEESAYRFARARDSIRLEVEQSFFGLRTAVQNIQTTGSEVLSARESLRLSQLRVQAGVSTQREVVNNQRDLTNAELRYAGAIRDYNTSLAQLRRRTGLDALVSCSNPVLPSVKSVDNEPSIPIEPTPLKSVCPAMEISTAPIDTPDTTRSLW, from the coding sequence ATGGCGACCGGAGCCTCTCCGGTTTTGGGGCAGCACAGCTCATCTGAAGACTCCGCATCCGCCCTAATTGATCAGTCCACGTTGCCCGCAGCACCTGAGCTCAAAGGTGGGCGGCCAAGGATCAAAGATGGTGCGGTAGCTCCTGCAGCCACTGAACTGCCCCCGCCTCTCCTGCCGTTGACGGCTCCGCCAAGCCTTGCGCTGCCTGATCAAAATCAGCAAGTGAGCATCCATGAGCTTCGTCCTCTCACTCTTGAGGATGCATTGCTTTTGGCTGAGGTGAACAGTCCAACGTTGAAGGCTGCGGCCAGTCAGACCGAACAAGCCAAATCGTCCTTGCGTGCAGCCATTTCTTCCTGGTATCCCAAGATTGATCTCTCAGCCAGTGGTCTGCCCGAATATTTCAAGTCCTATTCCTTCCAAAACCCTGATTTTGTTCCAGATCGGGTGGTTCAAAAAAACACCGGTGCAATTAATCCTTTGACCGGTGCACCCGAGATTCGTAACGAGACCCGCGACGGATACAACGAACGGTACGGGCGGGAATGGCGTGTCAATGCCAGTCTTCAGGTGAGTTGGGACATTATTAATCCGAGGCGAGTTCCTGAGATCGCTGCTGCCCGTGATCAGTACGAGCAGGCTCGTGATTCGTATGCGATTGCTCTGCGAGATTTACGGCTTAATACGTCCACTGATTACTTCAATCTCCAAGAAGCCGACGAGGGCGTCAGGATTGGCCAAGCATCGGTTCGTGCTTCCTTGGTGAGCTTGAGAGATGCACGTGCTCGTTTCAATGCCGGTGTGAATACCAAGCTTGAAGTTCTTGAAGCCGAAACTCAATTGGCGAGAGACCGCAACATCCTCACTTCAAAGTTGGGCGATCAGGACACGTCGCGTCGGCTTTTGGCGTCGAAGTTGGATTTGCCCCAAGACATCACTCCAACTGCAGCCACACCCGCCAGGCCCCTGGGTAGCTGGCAACCCTCGTTGCAAGAAAGCATCGTTGCCGCCTTCAACTTCAGAGAGGAGCTCGACAGTCTGTTGTTAAAAATTTCGATCAATAACAGCGAAGCCAATGCTTCACTTGCTGCTGTCCAGCCGGTTCTCAGCTTCGTCAATACCAGCAGTACCAGCCGACGTGAGGGACAAAGTGGGATTACGTCCCTGGGGGACATCGATATGGATGACTACGTATGGAGTGTTCAGAATTCCACTTCTTTAAGGGCAACTTGGCGGTTGTTTGATGGAGGGAGAGCTCGCGCTGAGTACCGCCGTTTCAAGCAAGCGGCTGAGGAGAGTGCTTATCGCTTTGCGCGCGCACGTGATTCCATTCGCCTTGAGGTGGAGCAAAGCTTCTTTGGGCTTCGAACTGCTGTCCAAAACATTCAGACCACGGGGAGTGAAGTCCTTTCGGCTCGAGAATCTCTTCGCTTGTCTCAGCTTCGTGTTCAAGCAGGTGTGAGTACCCAAAGGGAAGTGGTCAACAACCAGCGGGATCTCACCAATGCCGAGTTGCGTTATGCCGGGGCGATTCGCGACTACAACACCAGCCTTGCCCAATTGCGACGTCGGACCGGCTTAGATGCATTGGTGTCCTGCAGCAATCCTGTGTTGCCCTCCGTCAAGTCTGTCGACAACGAACCGTCGATTCCGATTGAGCCCACGCCGTTGAAGTCGGTTTGTCCCGCGATGGAGATCTCCACAGCACCCATCGATACCCCTGATACAACACGGTCGTTGTGGTGA
- a CDS encoding TIGR03279 family radical SAM protein, with the protein MWNEPSTGVAIAALDPKTSARHPQPAVVATVEPGSIGEELGFEPGDQLLSINGVRPRDLIDYRYLCVEEELSLQVRDTAGELHSVDLEKDADDGLGLAFTEALFDGLRQCNNNCPFCFIDQQPPGHRDSLYLKDDDFRLSFLYGSYLTLTNLTDVDWQRIEDQRLSPLFVSVHATEPALRSRLLVNQRAGLLMDQLAWFDQRDLQIHAQVVVCPGLNDGAALERTLSDLARFASGDWPAVLSAAVVPVGLTRFRPEQDGLIPVDGRCARTVIAQVEQIQAEFQSLLGSRFAWLSDEWYLMAGLPLPPRADYEDFPQQENGVGSIRAFLEALDEASNELPQSVSRSRRCSWVVGSIVKSALQPVAQRLNAVDGVNLQLFGLPSPYWGQDQVVTGLLTGQDLLDGLMGQDLGDELLLPSVMLRQGQPVFLDDMTLETVQAQIPVPIRVVHGAADIVASVLSSKGKSI; encoded by the coding sequence GTGTGGAATGAGCCATCCACTGGAGTCGCGATTGCGGCTCTGGATCCCAAGACTTCGGCACGGCACCCACAGCCCGCAGTGGTTGCGACTGTTGAACCTGGCTCCATTGGTGAGGAGCTGGGTTTTGAACCTGGTGATCAACTTCTCAGCATCAATGGTGTGCGTCCAAGGGACCTAATCGACTACCGCTATCTCTGCGTTGAGGAAGAACTCAGCCTTCAAGTTCGCGACACTGCTGGTGAGTTGCACAGTGTGGACCTTGAAAAAGACGCGGATGACGGCCTTGGCTTGGCCTTTACCGAAGCGTTATTCGACGGGCTCCGTCAGTGCAATAACAACTGTCCTTTTTGTTTTATCGATCAGCAGCCGCCAGGGCATCGCGACAGTCTCTATTTGAAAGATGACGACTTTCGGCTCAGTTTTCTGTATGGCTCCTACTTAACCCTGACCAACCTCACGGATGTGGATTGGCAGCGGATTGAAGACCAGCGTTTGTCCCCGCTTTTCGTATCTGTTCATGCCACCGAGCCGGCGTTGCGTTCAAGGTTGCTTGTGAATCAGCGCGCAGGATTGTTGATGGATCAACTCGCTTGGTTTGATCAACGTGACCTCCAAATTCATGCCCAGGTTGTCGTTTGTCCTGGGCTGAATGATGGAGCTGCCCTGGAGCGGACTCTCTCCGATCTCGCTCGCTTTGCAAGTGGAGATTGGCCAGCTGTTTTGTCCGCGGCTGTGGTGCCTGTGGGGTTAACTCGGTTTCGCCCCGAGCAGGATGGTTTGATCCCAGTAGACGGCCGGTGTGCTCGCACGGTGATTGCTCAGGTGGAACAGATCCAGGCCGAGTTTCAAAGCCTGCTTGGATCACGCTTTGCCTGGCTGTCGGATGAGTGGTACTTAATGGCCGGATTACCTCTGCCGCCTCGCGCCGATTACGAGGATTTTCCGCAGCAGGAGAATGGCGTTGGCAGCATTCGTGCGTTTCTGGAGGCTCTTGATGAAGCTTCCAATGAATTGCCCCAATCTGTGAGCCGCTCCAGGCGTTGCAGCTGGGTGGTGGGAAGCATCGTGAAGAGCGCCTTGCAACCGGTCGCCCAGCGGCTCAATGCTGTGGACGGAGTGAACCTGCAGCTGTTTGGTTTGCCAAGCCCGTATTGGGGACAAGACCAAGTGGTGACGGGCTTACTGACGGGCCAAGACCTTCTAGATGGCTTGATGGGACAAGATTTGGGTGATGAGCTGTTGCTTCCCTCGGTGATGTTGCGCCAAGGCCAGCCGGTGTTCTTGGACGACATGACACTCGAGACCGTGCAGGCTCAGATTCCCGTTCCGATTCGAGTCGTGCATGGGGCGGCTGACATCGTGGCCTCGGTATTGAGTTCGAAGGGAAAATCTATCTAA
- a CDS encoding undecaprenyl-diphosphate phosphatase, producing MIDTTAPLGLLEALVLGIVQGLTEFLPISSTAHLRVVPALLGWDDPGVSVTAAIQLGSVAAVVAYFRRDLTQVLKGISRAVRHGQWREPDARLGVAMLIGTLPILVLGLGIKLFWHEGYASSPLRSVPSIAIVSIVMALFLALAERMGSRLKQLGGVTGRDGFVVGLAQALALIPGVSRSGSTLTASLFDGWKRSDAARFSFLLGIPAISIAGLVELKSALGTSSGAGPLPLLVGIFSAAVVSWLAIDWLLRFLQRNSTWIFVGYRLVFGAGLLVWWAVKSAN from the coding sequence ATGATCGATACCACGGCTCCTCTGGGTCTTCTCGAGGCCTTGGTGCTCGGCATCGTCCAAGGCCTCACTGAGTTTTTGCCGATTAGTAGTACTGCTCATCTCAGAGTTGTTCCTGCGCTTTTGGGTTGGGACGACCCTGGGGTGTCCGTTACGGCAGCGATTCAGCTTGGGAGTGTCGCGGCAGTTGTTGCTTACTTTCGCCGCGACTTAACCCAGGTGCTGAAAGGCATCAGTCGTGCTGTCCGTCATGGACAGTGGCGCGAACCAGACGCTCGTTTGGGTGTGGCGATGTTGATTGGAACATTGCCCATCCTTGTGTTGGGGCTTGGTATCAAGTTGTTCTGGCATGAGGGCTATGCCAGCTCCCCACTGCGTAGTGTTCCTTCTATTGCCATCGTTTCAATCGTGATGGCCCTGTTTCTCGCTTTAGCTGAACGCATGGGCTCACGGCTGAAACAGCTCGGAGGTGTCACGGGACGCGACGGTTTTGTTGTGGGCTTGGCCCAAGCCTTAGCTTTGATCCCAGGTGTTTCCCGGTCAGGGAGCACCCTTACAGCGTCGTTGTTTGATGGTTGGAAACGGTCTGATGCAGCCCGTTTTTCATTTCTGCTCGGCATCCCTGCGATTTCCATTGCCGGTTTGGTTGAGCTGAAAAGTGCTTTGGGCACCAGCTCAGGGGCTGGTCCACTGCCTCTCCTTGTGGGAATTTTTTCAGCAGCAGTGGTGTCTTGGCTGGCCATCGACTGGTTACTGCGCTTCCTGCAACGCAACAGCACGTGGATTTTTGTGGGATATCGATTGGTGTTCGGTGCAGGACTTTTGGTCTGGTGGGCGGTTAAAAGCGCAAACTGA
- a CDS encoding DUF3120 domain-containing protein: MVGGTWQSIASDRPWFVSVPKAAAAMVVLPVFLQAPWVRVHPFSATLFTAVLVTIGVVLNRSDDQQKADWGSLFVGFSGSWLAGCVFWGWLRAHPVLHLPVEAFALPLALAGFGTRWRLASAFYLSSLVGTAFTDLMMAITGVMRFWPEVVTASLDKAPQLLHEAGLHLLHPLPITALALAASAIVWLANTLSKHETAAFNSNETLSMSAAVLMTTLWVDGLFLLAAVVQPGLSGLIE, translated from the coding sequence TTGGTCGGCGGCACCTGGCAATCCATAGCCTCCGACCGTCCTTGGTTCGTTTCGGTACCCAAGGCTGCCGCGGCCATGGTGGTGCTTCCAGTGTTCCTGCAAGCACCCTGGGTTCGCGTTCATCCTTTTTCCGCGACGCTCTTCACCGCTGTGCTGGTGACCATCGGCGTGGTTTTAAATCGCAGCGACGATCAACAAAAGGCTGATTGGGGCTCATTGTTTGTCGGCTTTAGCGGCAGTTGGCTTGCCGGTTGCGTGTTTTGGGGTTGGCTGAGGGCTCATCCTGTTTTGCACCTACCGGTGGAAGCTTTTGCTTTACCTCTTGCACTGGCTGGATTTGGAACACGATGGCGGCTGGCTTCCGCCTTTTATTTGTCTTCACTGGTTGGCACAGCCTTCACAGATTTGATGATGGCCATCACCGGGGTGATGCGCTTCTGGCCTGAGGTAGTGACGGCATCTTTAGATAAGGCCCCACAACTCCTGCACGAAGCCGGGCTCCATCTTCTTCATCCCCTACCGATCACAGCTCTGGCCTTAGCCGCCAGCGCCATTGTTTGGCTCGCGAACACATTGTCAAAACATGAAACGGCTGCTTTCAACAGCAACGAGACGCTGTCCATGTCTGCAGCCGTGCTGATGACAACCCTGTGGGTCGATGGTCTTTTTCTACTAGCCGCAGTCGTTCAACCAGGCCTGAGTGGACTGATCGAGTGA
- the psbU gene encoding photosystem II complex extrinsic protein PsbU: protein MKRLLSWLTGALVMAGLLSGLVIPSAVYAEEDLLGKYSGSEIRNVVDDKIAEREGKVDLNNSSVRRFQQFPGMYPTMAGKIVLGGPYNNVDDVLELDLSERQKELFAKYRDNFTVTPPSIALNEGDDRINDGQYR, encoded by the coding sequence ATGAAGCGGCTTCTGAGCTGGCTGACCGGCGCCCTAGTAATGGCAGGTTTGTTGTCAGGCCTTGTGATTCCATCCGCGGTTTATGCGGAGGAAGACCTTCTCGGGAAATATTCCGGCAGCGAAATCCGCAATGTTGTGGATGACAAGATTGCTGAACGAGAAGGCAAGGTGGACCTCAACAACTCCTCCGTACGCCGATTCCAGCAGTTTCCTGGGATGTATCCCACGATGGCTGGCAAAATCGTCCTCGGCGGCCCTTACAACAACGTTGACGACGTCTTAGAGCTTGACCTGAGCGAGCGTCAGAAAGAACTGTTCGCCAAGTACCGCGACAACTTCACTGTGACCCCGCCATCCATCGCCCTGAATGAAGGTGACGACAGGATTAACGACGGTCAGTACCGCTAG
- a CDS encoding vitamin K epoxide reductase family protein — MGSTRLVSRRRQDPGAKWARIAMAVLATIGVIDTGSITLKRWGFLGDLTCPMGADGCDKVLNSAWGSLADGIPLSLAGLIAYAAVLLMALLPLLPGLQENKSELSRRTWWGLFMVSTGMAVFSGVLLGLMVFKIQAFCFFCVLSAVLSLALLVLSVVGGGWDDPGTLIFRGVLLALAVLLGGLIWVSVVDPDRPESVATGPGVAPAVTQESTPATVALAEHLTAGGAVMYSAYWCPHCHDQKEMFGKEASQQLQVVECAADGQNNQADLCRSKGLEGFPSWEISGEIDSGVKSLDTLADLSGYKGDREF; from the coding sequence ATGGGCAGCACCCGTCTCGTTAGTCGTCGTCGTCAAGACCCTGGAGCCAAGTGGGCCCGCATTGCGATGGCCGTGCTGGCCACGATCGGCGTCATTGATACGGGGTCGATCACGCTGAAGCGTTGGGGATTTCTTGGGGATCTCACCTGTCCGATGGGTGCTGACGGGTGCGACAAGGTGCTCAACAGTGCTTGGGGTTCGCTGGCCGATGGCATTCCGCTGTCGTTGGCCGGTCTGATTGCCTATGCCGCTGTGCTGTTGATGGCTTTGTTGCCCTTGTTGCCAGGGCTCCAGGAAAACAAGTCGGAATTGTCGCGTCGCACGTGGTGGGGACTGTTCATGGTCTCCACAGGAATGGCGGTGTTCAGCGGAGTTTTGTTGGGCCTGATGGTCTTCAAAATTCAGGCGTTTTGTTTTTTCTGTGTTCTTTCAGCAGTTCTGTCCCTCGCTCTTTTGGTGCTGTCGGTGGTTGGCGGTGGATGGGACGACCCTGGCACCTTGATCTTTCGGGGTGTGCTCTTAGCCCTTGCCGTGTTGTTAGGGGGACTGATTTGGGTGTCTGTGGTTGATCCAGACCGGCCTGAATCTGTTGCAACAGGGCCAGGCGTCGCCCCAGCGGTGACACAGGAAAGCACCCCGGCGACGGTGGCATTGGCTGAACATCTCACCGCTGGCGGTGCCGTGATGTACTCGGCTTATTGGTGCCCGCACTGCCATGACCAGAAAGAGATGTTCGGGAAGGAGGCCAGCCAGCAGTTGCAGGTGGTGGAGTGCGCCGCTGATGGCCAGAACAACCAGGCTGATTTGTGTCGTAGCAAGGGGTTGGAGGGTTTCCCAAGCTGGGAAATTAGTGGAGAGATCGATTCCGGTGTGAAGTCACTCGATACCCTCGCTGATCTCAGTGGCTACAAGGGAGATCGCGAGTTCTGA
- the rimO gene encoding 30S ribosomal protein S12 methylthiotransferase RimO — protein sequence MTSTTTEPTTQPMAKPTEKPTVAFAHLGCEKNRVDTEHMVGLLAEAGYGVSTDEEDASVVVVNTCSFIQDAREESVRTLVGLAEQGKELIIAGCLAQHFQEELLESIPEAKAIVGTGDYQHIVDVLQRVESGERVNRVSAVPSFVGDEHLPRQRTTDQAVAYLKVAEGCDYRCAFCIIPKLRGDQRSRPIESIVAEAHQLAEQGVQELILISQITTNYGLDLYGKPKLAELLRALGEVEIPWIRVHYAYPTGLTPAVVAAYRDVPNVVPYLDLPLQHSHPDVLRAMNRPWQADVNERLLDQIREQLPDAVLRTTLIVGFPGETEEHFQHLATFLETQRFDHVGIFTFSPEDGTAAADLPNRVDPDVAQARKDALMALQQPIAAERNQRWVGKTVDVLIEQHNPQTGEMIGRCSRFAPEVDGEVHVQPGDDGQQAAPGSFVPVKITGADIYDLTGHIVGARAMVAEARVQD from the coding sequence ATGACGAGCACGACAACTGAACCCACGACTCAACCAATGGCGAAACCCACTGAAAAGCCAACGGTGGCCTTCGCCCACTTGGGCTGCGAAAAAAACCGTGTTGACACAGAACACATGGTGGGACTCCTGGCTGAGGCGGGCTACGGCGTCAGCACCGATGAAGAGGATGCCTCTGTTGTTGTGGTGAACACCTGCAGCTTCATTCAAGACGCAAGAGAAGAATCGGTTCGCACCCTCGTGGGGCTCGCGGAACAGGGAAAAGAGCTAATCATCGCGGGCTGCTTGGCGCAGCACTTTCAGGAAGAATTGCTCGAGTCGATTCCAGAAGCGAAAGCAATCGTTGGCACCGGCGACTACCAGCACATCGTGGATGTGCTGCAGCGGGTGGAATCTGGCGAACGGGTCAACCGCGTCAGCGCCGTTCCGAGCTTTGTGGGCGATGAGCATCTGCCACGCCAGCGCACCACAGATCAAGCTGTGGCTTACCTCAAAGTGGCAGAAGGCTGCGATTACCGCTGCGCTTTTTGCATCATTCCCAAATTAAGAGGTGACCAGCGCAGCCGACCGATCGAATCGATCGTGGCCGAAGCCCACCAATTGGCCGAGCAAGGGGTTCAAGAACTGATTCTGATTAGCCAAATCACAACCAACTACGGACTGGATCTCTACGGCAAACCGAAGTTGGCGGAGCTTTTGCGAGCCCTTGGCGAGGTGGAAATTCCCTGGATACGAGTGCACTACGCCTACCCAACAGGACTAACACCTGCAGTTGTGGCCGCGTACCGCGACGTACCCAACGTGGTGCCTTATCTGGATCTTCCGCTCCAACACAGCCACCCTGATGTGCTGCGGGCCATGAACCGTCCTTGGCAAGCGGATGTGAATGAAAGGCTGCTCGATCAGATCAGAGAGCAACTACCGGATGCCGTGTTGCGCACCACCTTGATCGTGGGATTTCCAGGCGAAACCGAAGAACACTTCCAACACCTGGCGACCTTCTTAGAAACGCAACGCTTTGATCATGTGGGGATCTTCACGTTTTCACCAGAAGACGGGACTGCCGCTGCCGATCTTCCAAATCGCGTGGACCCCGATGTGGCGCAAGCCAGAAAAGATGCCCTGATGGCACTGCAACAACCCATCGCAGCAGAGCGCAACCAGCGCTGGGTGGGCAAAACGGTTGATGTCTTGATCGAACAGCACAACCCACAAACCGGCGAGATGATCGGCCGATGCTCCCGCTTTGCACCAGAGGTGGATGGGGAAGTACATGTTCAACCTGGCGATGACGGACAACAGGCCGCACCAGGCAGTTTTGTTCCGGTAAAAATTACTGGCGCCGATATCTACGACCTGACCGGACACATCGTTGGTGCTCGCGCGATGGTGGCGGAAGCCAGAGTGCAGGATTGA
- a CDS encoding MFS transporter yields the protein MSVFQLQPEQQRRLFLIASGVSTAGSFAGITAKGWILMDGSADPFLLALNFAALSLPTLLISGPAGVRTDRVGCERVLVQSQWALLAAAGLGALAIPLFEGMAQVVLLLSSTLLVGIAGAYELTARNKYCSILVGPRQLGSYLTSFSVVFNVGKLVGPPIGGWLLAATGPAWALGIDAASYLLPIASVMFLLQPDRSREVRSTNGNNAGLMSAWRECGPTLQGVLTLTAVMCLVGFFHPGLAPLIAFDVLGGKPTDLGLFTSVLAAGSIAGGLVLQRNSAKFSHRPFLTLGGFGMITAIAQLGMSRSPGVGFSLAMAFLIGAGTAGLLSSCNLITQIGSDPVIRGRMAGLSQIAFLGGGGLSGLLVAGVVVASNLSTAFALCGGISLVVAIRWISTSGQKTLDPIRSA from the coding sequence TTGAGCGTTTTCCAACTGCAGCCTGAGCAGCAACGCCGGCTGTTTTTAATCGCCTCTGGCGTGAGTACCGCTGGATCTTTCGCTGGCATCACCGCTAAAGGCTGGATCTTGATGGATGGCAGCGCCGATCCATTTCTGCTCGCTTTGAATTTTGCAGCGCTGTCGCTGCCGACGCTTCTGATCAGTGGGCCAGCGGGGGTCCGCACCGATCGTGTTGGCTGTGAGCGAGTACTTGTGCAATCACAATGGGCTCTCTTAGCCGCTGCAGGATTAGGGGCTCTAGCCATACCCCTTTTTGAGGGCATGGCGCAGGTGGTTTTGCTCCTCAGCAGCACGCTGCTTGTGGGGATCGCAGGGGCCTATGAACTCACAGCACGCAACAAATACTGTTCAATCCTCGTGGGACCCAGGCAGTTGGGGAGCTACCTCACAAGCTTTTCCGTGGTGTTCAACGTTGGGAAACTCGTAGGTCCGCCGATCGGCGGCTGGCTACTGGCCGCAACGGGACCCGCTTGGGCATTGGGCATCGATGCTGCCAGTTATTTACTGCCCATTGCCAGCGTGATGTTTCTTCTGCAGCCTGATCGCTCGAGGGAAGTACGCAGCACCAATGGAAACAATGCAGGTTTGATGAGTGCTTGGCGCGAGTGCGGACCCACGTTGCAAGGCGTGCTCACCCTGACGGCTGTGATGTGTTTGGTGGGTTTTTTCCATCCTGGATTAGCGCCGCTGATTGCCTTTGACGTGCTGGGAGGAAAACCCACCGACCTCGGCCTCTTCACCAGCGTGCTTGCTGCAGGCAGCATTGCTGGTGGGCTAGTGCTGCAACGCAACAGCGCCAAATTCAGCCATCGCCCCTTTCTCACCCTCGGAGGGTTCGGAATGATTACAGCCATTGCCCAACTGGGCATGTCCAGAAGCCCAGGGGTGGGGTTCAGCCTGGCCATGGCCTTTCTGATCGGTGCCGGCACCGCAGGTCTCTTGAGCAGCTGCAACCTGATCACTCAAATCGGCTCAGATCCAGTGATAAGGGGACGAATGGCCGGTCTGAGTCAAATCGCTTTTCTCGGCGGGGGAGGGCTCAGTGGCCTCTTAGTGGCTGGAGTCGTAGTGGCGAGCAATCTTTCAACAGCCTTTGCCCTATGCGGAGGAATCAGCCTGGTGGTGGCAATTCGTTGGATCTCGACCAGCGGCCAGAAAACACTGGATCCGATCAGATCAGCTTGA
- a CDS encoding DUF4346 domain-containing protein, whose protein sequence is MAKLSEVVSRSEARAELDDRLSQRFIALDPKGYFLIKVDHASAELVLEHYGNTIDDKGLAHDPETGEVLSCKGGNGQRKPSRVYRGLTAKQIGIQLTESDGPHPLSSLDHAFYLGRELQKAEVCLIEGTSYVQD, encoded by the coding sequence ATGGCGAAGCTTTCCGAAGTTGTCTCGCGATCCGAAGCTCGTGCAGAGTTGGATGATCGTTTGTCGCAGAGATTTATTGCGCTCGATCCCAAGGGTTACTTCCTGATCAAGGTGGACCATGCCTCAGCGGAGCTGGTGCTGGAGCATTACGGCAACACCATCGATGACAAGGGACTAGCCCATGATCCTGAGACGGGGGAAGTGCTGAGTTGTAAAGGCGGCAACGGACAAAGGAAACCGTCCCGTGTCTATCGAGGTTTGACTGCGAAACAAATCGGAATCCAACTCACCGAGAGTGATGGACCCCATCCGCTGAGTTCTCTGGACCATGCTTTCTATTTGGGGCGTGAGCTTCAGAAAGCTGAGGTTTGCTTGATCGAGGGAACGTCATACGTTCAGGATTGA